The DNA window AAACTTATCTTTATATATACTGTTTGTTCATCTCAAATATTTTGTAAGCTAAGataaagaaaagtttaaaaagctctgaatgttgtttttgtttttgagcgATTAATTCCGTTTCTTTTCCTATTTTTCGGTTTGTTCTTCTTCAGCTATGCATTTAAACCTTTTCTGGTGTGCTGAAATGTATCTGATCATTAAGTTTAGTTGATGGAAAGAGAACATCGCAGTGGGTTTGACCTTCATTCCGACGGTGAGGCTCTGAAACAAATGCATGCAGATAATAGGTATTAAAAAGACGATGCACACCCGTCTGGTGGCGACTGACAGAACACAATCAGGCTTCAGCATGCAGAGATAATTTCTCCCTTGAGTGCTGGCAGTATAAATGAAAGTATGAACCTTGCTGTGGTTGTTTGTAATTGACAGATTTCAAATGcaactttaaaaacaacacGATTAAAATGTAGATATGGCCGTCTGACCACATATGTGAAGCTTGAATTAATTAGCTAATTAGTTTCATTCCCACTATATTTAGCTCATTGGCTctcataaaaactttttttagaaaaatgattttatcaTAAATTATTCTTGAGTGATTAATTACAAAGCTGTAGGATTCCACACCGTGTTATCAATCCCACGCAATCTATATTAAATTAGATTTCTGATTACGTCGTACCATGCCATGAATACTTACAGAAAACTTGATCAATATCTGGACTTGGAAGCAGTGCTCGAGGGAAGGTGAAAGTTTAATTATACTCATTATGTATCATGCACTGGGGAACAGAGAAAATTCAATGTGGCATCTATTCAGGAGTAATGGAGAtgtttgaaaattttaaaaatatgattaaCTTCATATCAGCCATCGCACAGGAATTCTAATAAGCTACAGTAGCTGATATGCGCTGCTGTGCACTCTTGTCTCTGTGGGGGAAGCCACTTGTGTTGTGACACAGAGATGTGGTTAAATGCAACATAAACAGGCATCCTCCATCTTAGAGTCATGCACTGGAGACAGGGTGCCCACTCatacttaaaaaaatgtttgcagaaACCAAAATAAGAAAGCACATCAAATACAAGTGTTTGTACTGTAGAATCATTTTAGAACAGGAGATATGTGCCAGATTACTAAAACAAGAATAAGATTTCAGGGCGCTTCTAAACTGGGACCGTCTCAGTTGCTATAGCAATGGCAAAAGATGACCACCTACTCTCTTAAAGTGTATGTCTGgctgtgaccaaaaaaaaattggaaaaataaagaagcaaaaCCTGAAAAAgcattcttttatttgtttttttctttttctaaattaCTCATTCAATACTTATTTTTCAATGACTGAATACACTGCACATTCAAGTTCACTCTCTTTGTACTGGTGAAATCCCTGctcacatgcaaacacatttgtCCCACTTCACACATCTCTCTGCTCATAGATGTCTCTCTGCTCTGAcattattttcttcctcttcccagATATCCAGCTGCGACCAGGCGCCGCTTCACATGATGCTCGAGTCTAGGTCTGAGGGAAGGCAGGGAACATTCTTTCACAATCAACCCCTGTTGGGAATACGATCACAAGCTGAGTTTCTCACTTTCAATCTTTGACTGCATTTTCCAGCGTCACGCTTGCAGCTGTTTTGCAAAGCGTATCAGGGACAGAGGGATACTTCATGGTATGGATGTCAGCTTCAGTGTGATTCATTTCTGGGTGCAGAGGAGGTGATGCAGCTGGATTAATGTTGTATGGTACAGTATGTCCCCAGAAAATACTATTACTCTGCATTCTGCAACTTAGACAATCTAAAAATACCTCTGTACATTATTTACTGTGCTACTCTCTGCAGAAGAAACATATCTTTATTGATCAGTGCTTAAATACTTGTGATTTCTGCTTCgaaaaaatctgtcatctgtGGAAAAAGCTTTGCTGCATTTGAAGTATGGTCTACAAGATCAcctgaatgatttatttttcttcaagtTGACTCTGAGTCATACATCTAAAGCTACAAGGAAGTTACAGCCTCTTCTGCCACACATTTCATGAACACATCAAGCTGAAAGCATGAGGAACAGGGTCCAAATGCTTTCATATTTCTCTGAGCAACACGTTGCAAACATCCCTGGTGACATGCGGAAATTGGCACTGGAGTGGACATGAAATGGGTCTGTGACTAGTCTCCTAGTCGGTCACACAGTCACCTCATTTTCCGGACATTAGCCCTTGCTGAGGAAGCACAGCCGAAGAGTATTTAACACTTTATCTCATGGAGACAGCAGCATCCAGTGTGATCACATTCCTCTTGCCTCACTATCCATGCTGTGGACCACCTGCTAAAAGCTTAACATCCTGATTTCTTCTTCCTCGGAAGAAGAAAATCTAATAAAATCTCCAGCTGAGTAATAATGCATTATCAAGCCTTTACAGAGTCAATTCTACTCAATcgtgggggggaaaaaaacccctaTCTATCCCTCCTATCTATCCCTTCAATCTATATAAGCTTTACAAAACTGCAACATTCTGAAATATTATtcctggaatgttttttttttctttcttttttccagaaaacatttggaaatcagtgtttatttatttatttttgcaatttgGGTGACATGACACATCTAACTGCATTAAATGCGACGCCTTTTTTCATAATCGTCCATTTCCTCAGCTGAGCATAGCGACTAGCTCAAGTATGACTTCTACGCTGCCACTGGGCTGCTACAGCCCTTTAAGGGGAAAGAACGGGCAATCACGAAGGACAAGCAGGCCCTCACTAAACAAACCCTGCGTGTCACGGCTGACCTTTCCTTTCTCTTGCACTGTCTGAACTGATTAATCTCCCTTGGAGGCCGATGCACTACTAGAGCTTTCTACCACTGTCCGAACTCAACCTGATAACACCTTGAGGAAACTTCCATACTCTGATACAACAGTTGAGTATGATGAGGCGTTGGGCTGATAACTGTTCACATTTCCTATCTGACATTCTTGCTGCCCTTGAACTCATTTTCTCTACGAGGGTAACAGATAAACATTCCTATCTACAGATGTGTTAATTTAGTTTTCAGAAGGAAGTTggcattttaaaataatctagGGGTTCACAAGAAAACCACACCAAAGCCTCGGGAAATCACATGTGACTCAAGCTGACCTTCATTGAATGCCGGGGCATTACAAAGCTGGGCTGAATTAGCTCTGCCCACACTGCATGTCTAACAACCCACAGAAACACCTTGGAGCCATACAATGTAGTGCATAAATTTATTTCAACATATATTATCATTTTGcgtatgtatttttttgtttgacacacagtacatacagtatttacaggAGATTCAACAAAAACACTTGCTGGCAGAGATAATTCAATTTGATAATTGGGTCAGGGAACTAGGTTAATAGTTGGCTGCTGTCTACAGCTTTCAAATAACTCAACATAATTtgacaatctctctctctctctctctcgctctctctctctctctctctctctctctctatatatatatatatatatataaatatacacatatacatatatatacgtatacacacacacacacacacacacacatatatatatacacagtatatatatatatatatgtatatacagtgtatgtgtgtgtgtgtgtgtgtgtgtgtgtgtgtgtgtgtgtgtgtgtgtgtgtgtgtgtgtgtgtgtgtgtgtgtgtgtgtgtgtgtgtgtgtgtttgtatgtatgtatgctcCACTCTATTCATCGATCGCCTCTTGAAAGATACCATACATCTCCTTGACAAGTCATCAGCCTCAAAGAGATAACACGCAGAGAATCAAGTGTgaggatggggaaaaaaatgaggaaaacaacAAGGACCATCAACAGCTTCGATTAAGCCTGATGTGTTGCGACGAAGACTTTGATCTGTCAAACAGCTCGTAAAATACTGGGAAAAACAAATATGCAGAAATGTGTCATTAAGCATAATAAATATCTATCATGGGTGTCTGAGATGTGGATTTGTGACCAGTTGTTTCACGTGGACtcaattaaatttgattttcaagAGGAGGACAGAAAAATCCATGCTGCCACTATATCCACGAAGGGATTCAGTGTCGTAAATAAAGAAAGTagagacacaaacactcacgcaGTCATAAGATCATGGGCATCTGATTGACATAACAGCAATGCACattcaagaaagaaaatgaatggtaATGAGGAGATCATGAGATGTATTCGTCATCAGCAGCGTATCTCTGGAAGATGAAGCAGTACGGCCAGGATCAATCAATGAGGGATATAGAATTATCCCCCCAGAACATTCAGACCTGGCATCTGCCATTGAGCTGATAAATTCAGATGAATCCGCAGAGATGGGAAGGAACATTAATGAAAGGTGAGACTAAGGTTGCTACTTCTGAGCGGGGAAGTTATTGTATTAATATTCCATGTAGATAATCAAATATTCAAGCACCTTTAATGATGCCGGAAAAGTAATTTGTTTGGTGTCGACCTGCGGTAGttttgactgaatgaatgagaaaGGAATGGGCTGTGCTCATTGACACCAGGAAGCATAATGATTTTATGATGATGTTGCTCAAGGTTATATTGACAGGAGAACGCTGGAGTGTTTGCTAATTTGTGCAAGCCTGGGCGAGGAAAACAGGGTCctgctgaaataaaatcaaaacagaaaaaacagaacagcagcTGCTATCATGTTTAACTGTGATAAGCTCTCCATCATATTTCTATTCATCTATTGtattatgtactgtacattttgtCAAATTTTGTTGCTACATTTGGTGCCTTGCCCCAACAGTACCTGTAAAACCCTCGCAAGCTTTGCCGTCATAGAAAATTAGTACCGCTACATGGCTGACTACCTGATATTACAGTGCACTCCTAGAAATATCAAAGTATTTACAGTAAAGAATTGACATTTCACTAAGACTTACACTCTATCGAAAATTCTTGTGCTTTAGCATTTGAAACACATTTATgcacatccaaacacacacactagaaaagaaagaataaaaagagatttcttcccttcttctttgttcaccatttttttcacaaatgggCAATCCCTGTATTCTGTTGCGTTACGTTGGAGATGAATCTTGCTGAGAGCAGTTCAGTTGTGTCTTCCAGCCATTCAGTAGATTTGCATTtataataaaacaggaagtatcCCACTGATTTTTCCTGAGGTGAAGTCTATTTCTGAGAATCTGTCCCTAAGACTAATAGCGCACATGAAAAGACATCTCACACAAACTGCTACGTTAAGATCTTTTTGAGTTTTTctctttatatttcatttgaaaagttgatgatAAATCCTATGAACTAAAAGTTGGTGAGGCGAGGTGATGGTCAAATGCACTAAAATCACCAAACTGCTGGCTGAAACAGCTCCTGTTTAGATAAAGTTCCGTCCTCTCCACAGCTAACTTTCTGAGATCAACACATACCAGTGCTGATCTATGATGTAAACACAACTGGTGTGATGAGTGGCAAAAGGATATACTGTAATTGCTAATAGCACCTCCACAGTGTATGGCAGACGACACACATGTCTGGATGTGAGAACAAGCTGCTGAGAGGTGCAATGTTAGCGGACTCCTAAACACTGCCTGCATGACTTCTCAGCTTTGGAAGTCTTTGGTCACAAATCAAAACCAAAACAGCATGTGCCAGTGATAAGCTGTCAAAGTGTATACCACTGATTAACTGTGTTTGTTTCCACAGTCGGGGATGTGATCCTGAGCTTCTCTTTCATGGTTAAAGTACCTCTCCTTTTTTCACTGGAGTGTCTGTGGTCGTCATTAGCACCTCTTCACAGCTTGTCATGACTGCGAAAAGCCATCCAGCCTCCAGTGCTAACATGAGCATGGTCAAACACATATTTCAATTGCAGTTGCCATCACCATCTGGCTTTTGTTCTTGTCTCGGCCAGGAGACTGGTGCTGCCCTGACTCCTCTCTTTGAGACAAAGGGTCGGAGAGGACACTACGTTTGAGTGGTGCTGGACGCAGGCAGGATGTTCCTGGAGGTGTGCAGGGCTCGGGGTGTCTGTGGGAGGGACGTGATGAAGTGGTGGAACCGGAGGAAGTGCAACTGCTGGTACATGCCCCTGAGCTCGACCTCTCACCTCTCTTGGCTCGGCAAGACGCTCTGCGTCTGAGTTCGCTGACCAGCTCGTACTTGACAAAGCAGAAGACATCCTTGACCCCACAGCGTTTTTCTGGCTCAGACGCAAGAAGCCTTTGGAACATGCGCAAGGCATCATCAGTGAAGCGCCGCCATTGAGACGGATATGTTCCTGCAGGACATCCTGCTTTCTGCCAGCGCCGAAACTCCTCATAGAAGGCGTCGGCCTGCAGCGCTGCCTCCCAAGGGAAATTTCCTGTCAGCATACAGAAGACCAGCACACCAAAAGCCCACACGTCCAGACTGGTGTTCACAAGGAATCCCTCGGAACGACTTGCACGACACACCTCTGGCGCCGTATAGGGGATGGTGCCGCTCACACGCTTCACACGGCAGCCAACACGTCGGGTCATACCGAAGTCCGCCAGTTTGATGCGGCGGCACTCGCGATCAAATAGGAGCACATTCTCAGGTTTGACGTCCCGATGCACCAGGCTTTTACTGTGCATGAAGTCTAGGGCCAGGCCCAGCTGCTGCATGCAGCGTTTAACCATTTCTTCTGGAAGACCCACCTGAGTAGAGAGGACACAGAAAAAGGaatagaaatgaaaaatctATTGAAGATTTGATTCACGTAATATACAGCAAGTTTTGTAGAAGATGAGCCTACGGGAGGTAATACAAAAATGTGTTCAGTGGGTTACAGTTCTGTTCAAAGGAACAGGAAAAGATGGGTTGAAAAGTCAGATGCTCCAAAACCGTGAAGCTGAAAAAGAAGAGTCTCTGCTTTGAGCTCCGctgcaaacatttttaatgagtCTACAGAAGACCCTTGAAGTCATGCACTACCACCGCATCAACTGAAACAGCACTGGAAAAGTGGGATCTCTATGCAGAGAAAAAACCAGGACAAAGACAGGTCTCCAATCCCAGGAGAGCTTGTTAGAGCTGCTATGTTTTAACATGGCGACCGGATTGGAGCATCCCTGGCTGAGTGAGGGTGGTGATTGGTGGCATGAAGAATGATAGCTTTACCTGTGGGGGGATGATGTCAAAAAGGTCCCCCGCGGGCGCGTACTCTTGTCCGAACACATAGCTGTCTTCAGTCTCAAAAAGCACGTCCAGGACTTTGATAATGAACGGGCTGCAGCTGAGCGAGCCAGTTAGACTGTATTCTCGCAGAAAACTCTTCAGCTTCGTCTTGTTCTTGGTAACAAACTTCAGCGCCATTTTTGTGCCTTAAAATTCAAAGATAAACATGTTAATTAAGTAAACACATGATTTGAATATCTAAAAACACCAAAGCGAGACGTCCAACTACACGACCCTGCCTTTGGAACAACTGGTCCATCCATTCATATAATTACATATAATGAATGAATCTCACATCTATCACACACCTACAACCAGCTGCTCATAATCACAGCTGGTGAAACTCAGAGGCACTTCTGATCCCAGCAAGCCTCTCAGACTTTCTGTGCAGCACTCAACAACATGAGGTTACACCACTATCAGACTGAGACAGCTCTCTAACCTTGATTTTCTTACAATAGAAAATTGAACGGTAGACTTAAAAATCTATGACAAGCCCTTTTAACTGTGTAGACATTAAAATGTCAGGACTGTGCCTTGAGACTTTGGAACACTCTGATCTGCCTTAACTGATTATTCTCGGATTCAAGCCACACTGGAACAATGTGGATTTGGAGTTATGAGATTCTTCTTTTGAGTTATGCCTTTCATAATAAAACAGGGTAAAAGAATAAAGAACTTCATCCATATTTTTGATCTTCTCATACCCTTATCTACTTGCCTTGAGTCCGGTGTGCCACCAGGTCCACCTTGCCATACGTGCCCTTTCCCAGCTCGCGGATGTGTTCGTATTGTTTGGCTACATCTGTTGCTGACAGAGAGGTGATGGCCAGGGCCTGCATGTCCTCCACAGGCACCCGTCCGCAGTAACCCATCTTAGATGTTGGGGAGCCCCCGTTGCTCCCCACGCGGCCCAGTCCGGAGGGAGAAAGCGACAATGTCGCCTTGACGCTGTGGGGCAGGCTaaatgaggaggagagaaaactgCTCAGAGCCAGGTTTCCTTCTGTCCTGGTGATGACAGGTGATGAATATGAAATTCATGCAGGTACGTGTTTATGACAGAAAACTCTTCAGCACCTCATCTCTATTGGAAGACATCCATGTATTCCTGACTGTACATTGTGTCCCAGCAGGTGTATAAATCACGAGGGGTTTAACGGACCTTCATATCCATCAATTCGGAGAATGCTTTCAGAAAATGGATTGGACTTCCTGCTGTCCCTCTAGATCATTCTGGCCAGTTTACAGATTAGGTAGTCTGAGACAGCACTTACTGGCAGACAGCTATGGGGAAAATCAATATGACTGGGTAGAGGGACTAACAAATGGAAACTAATGGAGAGAGTAGACAGCTTCAAGGTGTGTACATGTCATTATGGGAAGCCACAAATCATCTGTGACGGCTCTGAAGCGTTCACACAAATTCATT is part of the Antennarius striatus isolate MH-2024 chromosome 21, ASM4005453v1, whole genome shotgun sequence genome and encodes:
- the sbk1 gene encoding serine/threonine-protein kinase SBK1: MQDHGGERQVASSLPHSVKATLSLSPSGLGRVGSNGGSPTSKMGYCGRVPVEDMQALAITSLSATDVAKQYEHIRELGKGTYGKVDLVAHRTQGTKMALKFVTKNKTKLKSFLREYSLTGSLSCSPFIIKVLDVLFETEDSYVFGQEYAPAGDLFDIIPPQVGLPEEMVKRCMQQLGLALDFMHSKSLVHRDVKPENVLLFDRECRRIKLADFGMTRRVGCRVKRVSGTIPYTAPEVCRASRSEGFLVNTSLDVWAFGVLVFCMLTGNFPWEAALQADAFYEEFRRWQKAGCPAGTYPSQWRRFTDDALRMFQRLLASEPEKRCGVKDVFCFVKYELVSELRRRASCRAKRGERSSSGACTSSCTSSGSTTSSRPSHRHPEPCTPPGTSCLRPAPLKRSVLSDPLSQREESGQHQSPGRDKNKSQMVMATAIEICV